From Schistocerca gregaria isolate iqSchGreg1 chromosome 10, iqSchGreg1.2, whole genome shotgun sequence, one genomic window encodes:
- the LOC126293193 gene encoding uncharacterized protein LOC126293193 isoform X3 codes for MPMGKVRVALLQSIPCNEMFQIVILCNVSLLLVMRNLSSVSEARDTRLGPSFPSRHCAQLSEPPCDSAGMAECECEGGVPFDSLPDEIIINIFSYFSFNELVDNVQNVCRRWKRLAHAPTLWLNKEYAIRGRRWRLQGRSCCGVLFSECRHCKCVKSDVQVLQEAGTMPQLHRLTIMRTIRSHILCSMCTGCPNLTNLQIQSCQNFPHSTLEHIFEKCPKIKKLIVPASMLGSLQFLQLLASLEHLTCLVVFEDLGNTVPVGLHILADGCPRLEEIHTNWYYYDRQEMEYFLHAKKHTLTSATLRWTSGLVGRWCLVNLLKECDTPLKRLRLVSFHVKPSMEATAFEALSGLHSLEELHAEGIHAQNPKLLTRVFQPGCLPQL; via the exons ATGCCAATGGGAAAAGTTCGAGTAGCCCTGCTGCAGAGTATTCCTTGCAATGAAATGTTTCAAATTGTAATATTGTGCAATGTCAGTCTATTATTGGTTATGAGGAATCTGTCATCAGTTTCAGAAGCCAGGGACACCCGGTTAGGTCCGAGCTTCCCGTCACGCCACTGTGCACAGCTGTCAGAACCGCCGTGCGACTCGGCGGGAATGGCAGAGTGCGAATGTGAAGGGGGCGTGCCTTTTGACAGTCTTCCAGATGAAATAATAATCAATATATTTTCCTACTTCAGCTTCAATGAACTAGTAGACAACGTACAAAATGTCTGCAGGCGATGGAAGAGGTTGGCCCACGCACCGACACTCTGGCTCAACAAAGAGTATGCCATCAGAGGGAG ACGCTGGAGGCTGCAAGGACGGAGCTGCTGCGGGGTCCTTTTCTCAGAGTGCCGCCACTGCAAATGCGTAAAATCGGATGTGCAGGTCCTGCAAGAAGCAGGTACCATGCCACAGCTGCATCGACTGACAATCATGCGTACGATCAGAAGCCACATCTTGTGCTCGATGTGCACCGGTTGTCCGAACCTCACAAATCTGCAGATTCAGAGTTGCCAGAATTTTCCCCACTCA ACACTGGAGCATATATTTGAGAAGTGTCCAAAGATAAAGAAACTGATAGTGCCGGCCAGCATGCTGGGCAGCCTACAGTTCTTGCAACTACTGGCCAGCTTGGAACACCTGACCTGTCTGGTGGTGTTCGAGGACTTGGGGAATACGGTGCCTGTGGGGCTCCACATCCTGGCTGACGGCTGCCCACGGCTGGAGGAGATACACACCAACTGGTACTATTATGACAGACAGGAAATGGAATACTTCCTGCATGCAAAGAAGCACACCCTCACTTCTGCCACACTGCGCTGGACCTCGGGACTAGTGGGAAGGTG GTGTCTTGTGAATCTGCTGAAAGAGTGTGACACTCCACTCAAAAGACTGCGGCTAGTCAGCTTTCACGTAAAGCCCAGCATGGAGGCCACAGCATTTGAAGCTCTCAGTGGGCTGCACAGTCTGGAGGAACTGCATGCCGAGGGGATCCATGCGCAAAACCCCAAGCTGCTCACTCGTGTATTTCA
- the LOC126293193 gene encoding uncharacterized protein LOC126293193 isoform X5 yields the protein MAECECEGGVPFDSLPDEIIINIFSYFSFNELVDNVQNVCRRWKRLAHAPTLWLNKEYAIRGRRWRLQGRSCCGVLFSECRHCKCVKSDVQVLQEAGTMPQLHRLTIMRTIRSHILCSMCTGCPNLTNLQIQSCQNFPHSTLEHIFEKCPKIKKLIVPASMLGSLQFLQLLASLEHLTCLVVFEDLGNTVPVGLHILADGCPRLEEIHTNWYYYDRQEMEYFLHAKKHTLTSATLRWTSGLVGRWCLVNLLKECDTPLKRLRLVSFHVKPSMEATAFEALSGLHSLEELHAEGIHAQNPKLLTRVFQPGCLPQL from the exons ATGGCAGAGTGCGAATGTGAAGGGGGCGTGCCTTTTGACAGTCTTCCAGATGAAATAATAATCAATATATTTTCCTACTTCAGCTTCAATGAACTAGTAGACAACGTACAAAATGTCTGCAGGCGATGGAAGAGGTTGGCCCACGCACCGACACTCTGGCTCAACAAAGAGTATGCCATCAGAGGGAG ACGCTGGAGGCTGCAAGGACGGAGCTGCTGCGGGGTCCTTTTCTCAGAGTGCCGCCACTGCAAATGCGTAAAATCGGATGTGCAGGTCCTGCAAGAAGCAGGTACCATGCCACAGCTGCATCGACTGACAATCATGCGTACGATCAGAAGCCACATCTTGTGCTCGATGTGCACCGGTTGTCCGAACCTCACAAATCTGCAGATTCAGAGTTGCCAGAATTTTCCCCACTCA ACACTGGAGCATATATTTGAGAAGTGTCCAAAGATAAAGAAACTGATAGTGCCGGCCAGCATGCTGGGCAGCCTACAGTTCTTGCAACTACTGGCCAGCTTGGAACACCTGACCTGTCTGGTGGTGTTCGAGGACTTGGGGAATACGGTGCCTGTGGGGCTCCACATCCTGGCTGACGGCTGCCCACGGCTGGAGGAGATACACACCAACTGGTACTATTATGACAGACAGGAAATGGAATACTTCCTGCATGCAAAGAAGCACACCCTCACTTCTGCCACACTGCGCTGGACCTCGGGACTAGTGGGAAGGTG GTGTCTTGTGAATCTGCTGAAAGAGTGTGACACTCCACTCAAAAGACTGCGGCTAGTCAGCTTTCACGTAAAGCCCAGCATGGAGGCCACAGCATTTGAAGCTCTCAGTGGGCTGCACAGTCTGGAGGAACTGCATGCCGAGGGGATCCATGCGCAAAACCCCAAGCTGCTCACTCGTGTATTTCA